In Scophthalmus maximus strain ysfricsl-2021 chromosome 5, ASM2237912v1, whole genome shotgun sequence, a single window of DNA contains:
- the LOC118311180 gene encoding sodium-dependent neutral amino acid transporter B(0)AT1, with the protein MKLKLPNPGLEGRIPSHGELEKMEKEEAGDRPKWDNKTQYLLTCIGFCVGLGNVWRFPYLCQSHGGGAFMIPFLILLVLEGIPLLHLEFAIGQRLRKGSVGVWRSINPCLTGVGIASLMVSFLVGMYYNTIMAWIMWYLFNSFQNPLPWSQCPLNANRTGLIEECARSSTVDYFWYRETLNTSEAIDDAGGLQWWIVLALVAAWSVLYVCCIRGIETTGKAVYITSTLPYLVLTIFLIRGLTLKGSIEGIKFLFTPDVDELMNPATWLDAGAQVFYSFSLAFGGLISFSSYNSIHNNCEQDAVVISIINGCTSVYSATVIYSIIGFRATQNFDDCMGDNILKLMNAFNYPENNITEGNYNDVLTYLNQTQPDMIQRLQLQTCDMQFFLSQGVEGTGLAFIVFTEAIIKMPFSPLWAVLFFVMLFCLGLSTMFGNIEGVVVPLQDLRLLPRTWPKEVFCGLTCLISLGLGLIFATRSGNYWLALFDNFAGSIPLLVIGFSEMIAVIYVYGIDRFNKDIEFMIGHKPNMFWQVTWRVVSPLIMVVILVFYFVTQITKSLTYLVWDQEAESFPALDNRPYPSWINIIIFILAGIPSLSIPVFALYKFIQIKCCKQKDYSEKTVDTISANVQIIDKI; encoded by the exons ATGAAGCTGAAACTACCAAACCCAGGACTGGAAGGCCGGATCCCCTCTCATGGGGAACtagagaagatggagaaggaggaggctgggGACAGGCCCAAATGGGACAACAAAACCCAGTACCTGCTCACCTGCATCGGCTTCTGTGTTGGACTCGGCAACGTCTGGAGGTTCCCTTACCTGTGTCAAAGTCatggaggag GAGCATTTATGATCCCATTCCTTATCCTGCTGGTTCTGGAGGGAATCCCACTGCTGCACCTGGAGTTTGCCATCGGTCAGCGCCTCAGGAAAGGCAGCGTGGGAGTGTGGAGATCAATCAATCCCTGTCTGACTGGAGTTG GTATTGCATCCCTGATGGTCTCATTTTTGGTGGGTATGTACTACAACACCATCATGGCCTGGATCATGTGGTATCTGTTCAACTCCTTCCAAAACCCTCTGCCTTGGAGCCAATGTCCTCTCAACGCTAACAGGACAG GACTGATAGAGGAGTGCGCTCGGAGCAGCACCGTCGACTACTTCTGGTACAGAGAGACTCTCAACACCTCCGAAGCTATCGATGATGCCGGGGGCCTGCAGTGGTGGATTGTTCTGGCCCTGGTAGCTGCCTGGAGTGTGCTCTATGTCTGCTGCATCCGGGGGATTGAGACCACAGGAAAG GCTGTGTACATCACGTCCACTCTGCCATATTTGGTCCTCACCATCTTCCTCATCAGAGGACTGACTCTGAAAGGCTCTATAGAGGGAATCAAGTTCCTCTTCACACCAGAT GTGGACGAGTTAATGAATCCAGCAACCTGGTTGGATGCGGGTGCCCAGGTGTTCTACTCCTTCTCTTTGGCTTTTGGAGgcctcatctccttctccagtTACAACTCTATTCA CAACAACTGCGAGCAGGACGCTGTTGTCATCTCTATCATCAATGGATGCACCTCAGTGTACTCTGCAACGGTTATCTACTCGATCATCGGCTTCAGGGCCACGCAAAATTTTGATGACTGCATGGGAGA caACATCTTAAAGCTGATGAATGCCTTCAACTATCCAGAAAACAACATAACTGAAGGCAACTACAATGACGTTCTGACCTACCTCAACCAAACACAACCAGATATGATCCAAAGATTGCAACTACAGACCTGTGACATGCAGTTTTTCCTCAGTCAG GGTGTAGAGGGAACAGGTTTGGCCTTCATCGTGTTCACGGAGGCCATCATCAAGATGCCCTTTTCCCCTCTGTGGGCAGTTCTCTTCTTCGTCATGCTCTTCTGCCTCGGGCTCTCGACTATGTTTGGCAACATCGAGGGAGTGGTGGTTCCTTTGCAGGACCTCAGACTGTTGCCCCGAACTTGGCCCAAAGAAGTTTTCTGTG gtcTGACTTGCCTCATTTCTTTGGGTTTGGGGCTCATATTTGCAACGCGCTCTGGAAACTACTGGCTTGCTCTTTTTGACAACTTTGCAGGCTCTATCCCCCTTCTGGTGATCGGATTCTCTGAAATGATAGCTGTTATCTACGTCTATGGCATAGACAG GTTCAACAAGGACATTGAGTTTATGATTGGCCACAAGCCCAACATGTTCTGGCAGGTGACATGGAGAGTGGTTAGCCCACTCATTATGGTCGTCATCTTGGTGTTTTACTTTGTTACCCAAATCACCAAGAGTCTCACCTATTTGGTCTGGGACCAGGAGGCG GAGAGCTTCCCAGCCCTGGATAACCGTCCATATCCTTCCTGGATCAACATCATTATCTTCATCTTGGCCGGAATTCCCAGTTTATCCATCCCTGTGTTTGCCCTCTACAAATTCATCCAGATCAAATGTTGCAAGCAGAAGGactacagtgaaaaaacagtgGACACTATCTCTGCCAATGTACAAATCATCGACAAAATTTAG
- the LOC118311179 gene encoding sodium-dependent neutral amino acid transporter B(0)AT1 isoform X1, translated as MRTLTQITPTPVDCRVADTDPSASVHVFAMRLVLPNPGLDLRILNHEDLDRIEKEEAGDRPKWDNKAQYILTCVGFCIGLGNVWRFPYLCQSHGGGAFLIPFLILLVLEGMPLLLLEFAIGQRLRKGSVGVWRAISPYLTGIGIASMLVSFLVGLYYNTLIAWIIWYLFNSFQSPLPWTQCPLNDNGTGFVPECQQSSTVDYYFYRVTLNSSASIVHSGGIHWPIVVCLLVAWSIVAICCIRGISTSGKAVYVTAILPYIVLAIFLIRGLTLKGALSGIKFLFTPDVEELIKPTTWLDAGAQVFYSFGLAWGGLISFSSYNPVHNNCLQDAVILSAVTGFTSVYAAMVTYSIIGFRATENYDNCINGNIMILLNAFDLPEDNITTSNYEAAFNHLNSSHPDIVLGLDIKTCDMQRLLSEGVEGTGLAFIVFTEAITKMPGSPIWSVLLFIMLLCLGLSTLFGNIEGVVVPLRDLNVFPKKWPHEALTGTTCVVAFLISLLFAQHSGLYWVNLFDSFAGSVPLLTIGLFEMIAVVYIYGIDRFNEDFEFMIGHKPSIFWQVSWRFISPLIVLVILVFYLVTQAQEELGYLVWDPNSEAFPSLVSVPYPSWISAVIFLLAGVPSVAMPVYAICRLVFVCCKKSSVSREKNGL; from the exons ATGCGGACACTCACACAGATCACACCAACCCCTGTTGACTGCAGAGTAGCAGACACTGACCCCTCTGCTTCTGTACACGTGTTTGCCATGAGACTGGTACTTCCTAACCCAGGACTGGATCTCCGGATTCTGAACCATGAGGACCTGGACAGGAtagagaaggaggaggctggTGACAGGCCCAAGTGGGACAACAAAGCCCAGTACATCCTAACCTGTGTGGGATTCTGCATCGGGCTTGGCAATGTCTGGCGATTCCCTTACCTGTGTCAAAGTCATGGAGGAG gTGCTTTTTTGATTCCCTTCCTCattctgctggtgctggaggGAATGCCGCTCCTGCTACTTGAGTTTGCCATTGGCCAGCGTCTGAGGAAAGGCAGTGTGGGTGTTTGGAGGGCCATCAGCCCCTATCTTACTGGTATTG GTATAGCCTCCATGCTGGTGTCCTTTTTGGTTGGACTGTACTACAACACCTTAATAGCCTGGATCATATGGTATCTCTTCAATTCCTTTCAAAGCCCACTGCCTTGGACCCAGTGTCCTCTCAATGACAATGGGACAG GATTTGTACCTGAGTGTCAACAGAGCTCCACTGTGGATTATTACTTTTACCGAGTGACTCTGAACAGTTCAGCCTCTATAGTGCACTCTGGAGGAATCCACTGGCCCATAGTGGTCTGCCTGTTAGTTGCCTGGTCCATTGTCGCCATCTGCTGCATAAGGGGCATTAGCACCTCAGGCAAG GCAGTGTATGTCACTGCCATCCTGCCGTACATAGTGCTGGCCATCTTTCTGATCCGAGGACTGACTCTCAAAGGAGCCCTGAGTGGAATAAAGTTCCTTTTCACACCAGAC GTGGAGGAGTTGATTAAACCAACAACTTGGTTGGATGCCGGTGCCCAGGTCTTTTACTCATTTGGTTTGGCATGGGGAGGCCTCATCTCCTTCTCAAGCTACAACCCTGTTCA caACAACTGCCTGCAAGATGCTGTGATCCTGTCTGCAGTAACTGGCTTCACCTCGGTATATGCCGCCATGGTCACCTACTCCATCATCGGCTTCAGGGCCACTGAGAACTATGACAACTGTATCAATGG AAACATCATGATATTATTGAATGCATTCGATCTTCCTGAAGACAACATCACTACGAGCAACTATGAGGCAGCATTCAATCACCTCAACAGCTCCCATCCTGACATTGTTCTTGGACTGGATATCAAGACGTGTGACATGCAGAGGCTTCTCAGCGAG ggAGTGGAGGGAACAGGTCTGGCCTTTATTGTGTTCACAGAGGCCATCACCAAGATGCCTGGTTCTCCAATCTGGTCtgttctcctcttcatcatgcTTCTCTGCTTGGGGCTCTCGACCCTGTTTGGAAACATAGAAGGCGTGGTGGTCCCATTGAGAGACCTTAATGTATTCCCTAAAAAATGGCCCCATGAAGCACTGACTG gaacAACATGTGTCGTCGccttcctcatctccctcctgtTTGCGCAGCATTCTGGGCTTTATTGGGTAAATCTCTTCGACAGCTTTGCTGGATCTGTTCCACTTCTGACCATCGGACTGTTTGAGATGATAGCTGTCGTTTACATCTACGGCATAGACAG GTTTAATGAGGATTTTGAGTTCATGATCGGACATAAGCCGTCGATCTTCTGGCAGGTGTCATGGAGGTTCATCAGCCCTCTAATCGTCCTGGTTATCTTAGTTTTCTACCTGGTGACCCAAGCGCAAGAAGAGCTTGGCTATTTAGTCTGGGACCCGAACTCT GAGGCATTTCCATCTCTTGTATCAGTACCATATCCTTCATGGATCAGTGCAGTCATATTTCTTTTGGCAGGAGTTCCCAGCGTTGCTATGCCTGTGTATGCAATATGTAGGCTGGTCTTTGTTTGCTGTAAGAAAAGTAGTGTatccagagaaaaaaatggcctATAA
- the LOC118311179 gene encoding sodium-dependent neutral amino acid transporter B(0)AT1 isoform X2, with protein sequence MPLLLLEFAIGQRLRKGSVGVWRAISPYLTGIGIASMLVSFLVGLYYNTLIAWIIWYLFNSFQSPLPWTQCPLNDNGTGFVPECQQSSTVDYYFYRVTLNSSASIVHSGGIHWPIVVCLLVAWSIVAICCIRGISTSGKAVYVTAILPYIVLAIFLIRGLTLKGALSGIKFLFTPDVEELIKPTTWLDAGAQVFYSFGLAWGGLISFSSYNPVHNNCLQDAVILSAVTGFTSVYAAMVTYSIIGFRATENYDNCINGNIMILLNAFDLPEDNITTSNYEAAFNHLNSSHPDIVLGLDIKTCDMQRLLSEGVEGTGLAFIVFTEAITKMPGSPIWSVLLFIMLLCLGLSTLFGNIEGVVVPLRDLNVFPKKWPHEALTGTTCVVAFLISLLFAQHSGLYWVNLFDSFAGSVPLLTIGLFEMIAVVYIYGIDRFNEDFEFMIGHKPSIFWQVSWRFISPLIVLVILVFYLVTQAQEELGYLVWDPNSEAFPSLVSVPYPSWISAVIFLLAGVPSVAMPVYAICRLVFVCCKKSSVSREKNGL encoded by the exons ATGCCGCTCCTGCTACTTGAGTTTGCCATTGGCCAGCGTCTGAGGAAAGGCAGTGTGGGTGTTTGGAGGGCCATCAGCCCCTATCTTACTGGTATTG GTATAGCCTCCATGCTGGTGTCCTTTTTGGTTGGACTGTACTACAACACCTTAATAGCCTGGATCATATGGTATCTCTTCAATTCCTTTCAAAGCCCACTGCCTTGGACCCAGTGTCCTCTCAATGACAATGGGACAG GATTTGTACCTGAGTGTCAACAGAGCTCCACTGTGGATTATTACTTTTACCGAGTGACTCTGAACAGTTCAGCCTCTATAGTGCACTCTGGAGGAATCCACTGGCCCATAGTGGTCTGCCTGTTAGTTGCCTGGTCCATTGTCGCCATCTGCTGCATAAGGGGCATTAGCACCTCAGGCAAG GCAGTGTATGTCACTGCCATCCTGCCGTACATAGTGCTGGCCATCTTTCTGATCCGAGGACTGACTCTCAAAGGAGCCCTGAGTGGAATAAAGTTCCTTTTCACACCAGAC GTGGAGGAGTTGATTAAACCAACAACTTGGTTGGATGCCGGTGCCCAGGTCTTTTACTCATTTGGTTTGGCATGGGGAGGCCTCATCTCCTTCTCAAGCTACAACCCTGTTCA caACAACTGCCTGCAAGATGCTGTGATCCTGTCTGCAGTAACTGGCTTCACCTCGGTATATGCCGCCATGGTCACCTACTCCATCATCGGCTTCAGGGCCACTGAGAACTATGACAACTGTATCAATGG AAACATCATGATATTATTGAATGCATTCGATCTTCCTGAAGACAACATCACTACGAGCAACTATGAGGCAGCATTCAATCACCTCAACAGCTCCCATCCTGACATTGTTCTTGGACTGGATATCAAGACGTGTGACATGCAGAGGCTTCTCAGCGAG ggAGTGGAGGGAACAGGTCTGGCCTTTATTGTGTTCACAGAGGCCATCACCAAGATGCCTGGTTCTCCAATCTGGTCtgttctcctcttcatcatgcTTCTCTGCTTGGGGCTCTCGACCCTGTTTGGAAACATAGAAGGCGTGGTGGTCCCATTGAGAGACCTTAATGTATTCCCTAAAAAATGGCCCCATGAAGCACTGACTG gaacAACATGTGTCGTCGccttcctcatctccctcctgtTTGCGCAGCATTCTGGGCTTTATTGGGTAAATCTCTTCGACAGCTTTGCTGGATCTGTTCCACTTCTGACCATCGGACTGTTTGAGATGATAGCTGTCGTTTACATCTACGGCATAGACAG GTTTAATGAGGATTTTGAGTTCATGATCGGACATAAGCCGTCGATCTTCTGGCAGGTGTCATGGAGGTTCATCAGCCCTCTAATCGTCCTGGTTATCTTAGTTTTCTACCTGGTGACCCAAGCGCAAGAAGAGCTTGGCTATTTAGTCTGGGACCCGAACTCT GAGGCATTTCCATCTCTTGTATCAGTACCATATCCTTCATGGATCAGTGCAGTCATATTTCTTTTGGCAGGAGTTCCCAGCGTTGCTATGCCTGTGTATGCAATATGTAGGCTGGTCTTTGTTTGCTGTAAGAAAAGTAGTGTatccagagaaaaaaatggcctATAA
- the LOC118311571 gene encoding sodium-dependent neutral amino acid transporter B(0)AT1, translating into MRLVLPNPGLDRRILNHKDLERLEEQGDSDRPKWDNKAQYILTCVGFCIGIGNVWRFPYLCQSHGGGAFLIPYLILLVLEGMPLLLLEFAIGQRLRKGSVGVWRSISPYLTGIGIASMLVSFLVGLYYNTLIAWIMWYLFNSFQSPLPWTQCPLNDNGTGFVPECQQSSTVDYFFYRVTLNSSASIADSGGIHWPIVVCLLAAWTFICICYIRGIGTSGKAVYVTAILPYIVLAIFLIRGLTLKGALSGIKFLFTPDVNELMNPTTWLDAGAQVFYAFSIAWGGLISFSSYNPIHNNCMQDAVILTAVTGFTSVYAAMVTYTIIGFRATENYDKCISENIMTLLNAFDLPEDNITTSNYEAAFNHLNSSHPDIVLGLDIKTCDMQRLLSEGVEGTGLAFIVFTEAITKMPGSPIWSVLFFLMLLCLGLSTLIGNIEGVVVPLRDLKMLPQNWPQEALTGTTCVVAFLISLLFAQHSGFYWVTLFDSFAGSVPLLTIGLFELIAVVHIYGIDRFNEDLEFMIGHKPSIFWQLSWRFVSPLIILVILVFYLVIQAQEELSYLVWDPNSEEFPALVSVPYPSWVNAAIFLLAGVPSLIVPVYALCRLVLVCCRKMTTSTK; encoded by the exons ATGAGACTGGTACTTCCCAACCCAGGGCTGGATCGCCGGATCCTCAACCATAAGGATctggagaggctggaggaaCAGGGCGACAGTGACAGGCCCAAGTGGGACAACAAAGCCCAGTACATCCTAACATGTGTTGGATTCTGCATTGGGATTGGCAACGTGTGGCGATTTCCTTACTTGTGTCAAAGTCATGGAGGAG GTGCCTTTTTGATCCCCTACCTCAtcctgctggtgctggaggGAATGCCGCTCCTGCTACTGGAGTTTGCCATTGGCCAACGTCTGAGGAAAGGTAGCGTGGGAGTGTGGAGGTCCATCAGCCCCTATCTGACTGGTATTG GTATAGCCTCCATGCTGGTGTCCTTTTTGGTTGGACTGTACTACAACACTTTAATAGCCTGGATCATGTGGTATCTCTTCAATTCCTTTCAAAGCCCACTGCCTTGGACCCAGTGTCCTCTCAATGACAATGGGACAG GATTTGTACCTGAGTGTCAACAGAGCTCCACTGTGGATTATTTCTTTTACCGAGTGACTCTGAACAGTTCAGCCTCTATAGCGGACTCTGGAGGAATCCACTGGCCCATAGTGGTCTGCCTGTTGGCTGCCTGGACATTCATCTGTATCTGTTACATACGTGGGATCGGCACTTCAGGCAAG GCAGTGTACGTCACTGCCATCCTGCCGTACATAGTGCTGGCCATCTTCCTGATCCGAGGACTGACTCTCAAAGGAGCCCTGAGTGGAATAAAGTTCCTCTTCACACCAGAC GTGAATGAGTTGATGAACCCCACAACATGGCTGGATGCAGGCGCCCAGGTCTTTTATGCCTTCAGTATAGCATGGGGAGGCCTCATCTCCTTCTCAAGCTACAATCCCATTCA CAACAACTGCATGCAAGACGCCGTGATCCTCACCGCCGTAACCGGCTTCACCTCGGTCTATGCCGCCATGGTCACCTACACCATAATCGGCTTCAGGGCCACTGAGAATTATGACAAGTGTATCAGTGA AAACATCATGACATTATTGAATGCATTCGATCTTCCTGAAGACAACATCACTACGAGCAACTATGAGGCAGCATTCAATCACCTCAACAGCTCCCATCCTGACATTGTTCTTGGACTGGATATCAAGACGTGTGACATGCAGAGGCTTCTCAGCGAG ggAGTGGAGGGAACAGGTCTGGCCTTTATTGTGTTCACAGAGGCCATCACCAAGATGCCTGGTTCTCCAATCTGGTCTGTCCTCTTTTTCCTCATGCTACTCTGCTTGGGGCTCTCGACCCTGATTGGCAACATAGAAGGAGTGGTGGTCCCCTTGAGAGACCTGAAGATGCTTCCTCAAAATTGGCCCCAAGAAGCCCTAACTG gaacAACATGTGTTGTCGccttcctcatctccctcctgtTTGCGCAGCATTCAGGGTTTTATTGGGTAACTCTCTTCGACAGCTTTGCTGGATCGGTTCCACTTCTGACCATTGGACTGTTTGAGTTGATAGCGGTCGTTCACATATACGGCATAGACAG GTTCAATGAGGACTTGGAGTTCATGATCGGACATAAGCCGTCGATCTTCTGGCAGTTGTCATGGCGGTTCGTCAGCCCTCTGATCATCCtggttattttagttttctacCTGGTGATCCAAGCTCAAGAGGAGCTCTCCTATTTAGTCTGGGACCCCAACTCT GAGGAGTTTCCGGCTCTGGTATCAGTACCATATCCTTCATGGGTCAACGCAGCCATATTCCTTTTGGCAGGAGTCCCCAGTCTGATAGTGCCTGTATATGCATTATGTCGGCTGGTCTTGGTTTGCTGTAGAAAAATGACTACATCCACAAAATGA